In one Diabrotica virgifera virgifera chromosome 7, PGI_DIABVI_V3a genomic region, the following are encoded:
- the LOC114335621 gene encoding uncharacterized protein LOC114335621 has protein sequence MIFFIFASVLIASTTAQNRPSFAGLSPKGVPDVAARFKPGGALYNPPQDLGTRFGSADAAPERTPVDFNVGLKNRINTWPEENKPFWYVNAEAIQKHIGASPNRGTNSNGNQVFESRFGSGSSQSGPEVAGHSFNIIINNQWKTYVYDPITDAWYAKRN, from the coding sequence ATTTTCTTCATCTTTGCATCCGTTCTTATTGCATCTACAACCGCACAAAATAGGCCTTCCTTTGCAGGACTCAGTCCAAAAGGTGTTCCTGATGTAGCAGCACGATTTAAGCCCGGGGGTGCCTTGTATAATCCTCCTCAAGACCTCGGCACTAGATTTGGATCAGCCGATGCTGCCCCCGAAAGAACTCCTGTTGACTTCAATGTTGGTCTTAAAAACCGAATTAATACCTGGCCAGAAGAAAACAAACCATTTTGGTATGTCAACGCTGAAGCCATTCAAAAACATATCGGAGCTTCTCCAAACCGTGGAACCAACTCTAATGGAAACCAAGTTTTTGAAAGCAGATTTGGAAGCGGTAGTAGTCAGTCAGGACCAGAAGTTGCTGGACACTCTTTTAACATTATCATTAATAACCAATGGAAAACGTACGTTTACGACCCAATCACAGATGCTTGGTATGCTAAAAGAAATTAG